In Bacillota bacterium, the genomic window CTTGTATTTTCATAATTAAAAAGCGCCCTACATTTAAGCAAAGCGCTGAGTTTATATATATTTACCTAAATCTACACCTGCTTCGGAAGCGCCTCCCAAAGCCGCATATCTTCCTGGCCAAGCGACCAGATGGCAATGCCTCTCAGCTTCCAGCGGTAAGCCGCTTCGTTTGCCCAGTAAACAAGGCTGTCCACATCCTGATAATACAGGATGGAAAAGCCGTCCGCATCTCCGAGAAACAAGCGGGAGATCCATACATTGCCGTAGGCCGTCAGGTACCGCCGTCTGTTATATGTCTCCCTCTGCAACGGATACTCTTGTGGCTGGGAAGTATCCCAACCTTCCATATAATCATATACATGTGGCAGCGCCCATGGAACTTTATTGTAATCGTCCCAGTAGGCAACAATCGGGATAAACGGCTGCGGCGGTGCATCATCCGTAAAATTATATACTCCATTCATCCAGTATTTCGCCGCATAGTAGGTGTTGGATACTCCGCGGTAGGTAACTCCGAGGTTCTCGGGTGTGTCGTGGATCCGCCAGTTCCAGACGTAAGCAGGCAGTCCCATGAATATCTTGTCCGGCGACATCGCAGTGACGGCATAATCGTATATGTCCTCCAGCCAGTCCTGGGGAGAAACGAGGCCGGGAGCGGAACCTGCCCACGCCATGCCGTAGCTCATAATGGCAGCGGTATCGCAATAGGCGTTTAGATCAGCGTATACGCACCAGTTTTCGCCGCCGACCGACCCCTGAACTCCTGTCATCCCGGGCAGGCAGATGTTGACAAGCTTTGTTGAGTCATATGACTTTACGGTATTATAGATATCCCGGAACAGGGCATTTGCCGCATCCCTGTTTTCATATCCGCCGCCGCGCTCCAGGTCAATATCCACTCCGGTGCACCAAGGATATAGTTCCATGATACGGATTATTTCCGTCAGGAACTTATCCTTTGCTCCATTCTCGTTATTGCGAAGCGCAGTAAATATGCTGGCTATTCTATGATTCATAATGGTCAGCAGCCACTTGATGTGCGGCCATTTCTGGATGTATGGCAGCATGCTGCTGATGCTGGTGCCGGTCTCGGTAACAGTGCCTGTCGCGTCTACTTCAAAGGTAAAAATTCCAACTGTATCAAAGCGGTCGCCATAGTCTCTGAGCGCTTCATACATTCTGGCATTGCCCATAAAGCTCCACACCATGCACCGCTTGCCTTTCAAATAATCCCTCACCCTCACAGGCGTTCACCTCCGTCCTGCATCTCCTGAAACTCAAACAATATGCTTGCCGATTTCCTGTCCTCCAACTTGACCGTATGCTTGCTGTCCCACGCTGCCGTATATTGATAAAACCCATCCTTATGAACAGGACTGCCGTTTTTCAAGCATTGGCGGGTAGATGCCAGCAGCGCCAGCTCATCGCCTGCATTCACCGAATCAAGAAACCTCGCCTTGTGCGCGCCCATGCCCTGCGAAAGTTCAATGCTGCCTGCCGCCATATCCTGTACGGGATATATATAACAGTCGAGTCCTGCAGATGTTTTGCCCAAGTTAAATAAAATGACGGTCTCCGCTGTCCGCACCACGCCGTTATAATGGCTGGGCGGAGCTACCTCTCCGTTTTCCCGGAATTTCGCCAGCATTTTGCCGGTGTGGACGGTGTACCCCGTCAGCCGGTCGCCTTCCTGAAACTGCAGGTCGGTAAAATAGATTGTTCCGGTGCAGTCGGAAATCCGCAAAGTCACTGTCACGCTTGCCACATGCTTGTCGCTTTTTATCTGTATGGTTTCCGCAAACCTTGAAAACTGCATCAATGTCACCTACCCGTCCAATGTCCACTGTATCTCGCACACATGACCGACCCAGCCGGTGGCCACCGAGCCGCCCTGCAATAATAAGTCAGTGAAATACACCGTACCGGTGCAGTCGGTGACGCACAGCCGGATGGTAATGGATTTGACTCTGCCTCCACTTTTTGGGGAAATGCTATGTGCAGTCTGATTGAAATACGCCATACCCGCCACCACCCTCAAATCAGGTCTATAAACCTTGTTTCGGTTGTGCCATCTTCATACTCTATGACTACTTCAGCACCCACCTGGCCGTTTTCGCCTTTTTCGAGGTTTTCAGACGCAATCTGCGCCGAAAAGGTGTAGCTTTTGCGTGTAGCCGGACATACTGTCTGCGACAGGCTCTTTGTCATGCCTAAAACTCCCTCGGCTTTAAAGGAAGCCGTTCCCGAAACGCCGTTCTCGGTATCCACCTCAAAGCCGGAATTGACCCAATAAGCAAAGCCATCATCTGCCCGGGAATTGCGCAGATGGTTGAACGGCACCATATCCTTGATCTCCTGCCGGTCGAGCAGGTCGGTGGAGGACAGCGCTTCCGCCGCCTTGTCCCACTGCGCCGAAGAATCGCCTAATTCTCTAAGTTTTGTTGAAAGCTCGATCACCGTTTTCCACGGCTCCTGAAGGTTGTACTGCCGCCGCACAACGCGGGTCTTGATGGACAGTCCCAACTCTTTGTCGTCCACCGTTACGATATCGCCCAGTTTCCACACTTCATGCTCATAGCCGGTCAGCGCCGACAAGTCCATGGCCGACAGCACATAGGAAACGCGGGGTTTGGCATATTCGGCAAGCCGCATCCGGGCATATTCCAGCATCTGATACGAATTGTTGAATGACGAACAGTCAAGTGTAGATACCCGCACCTCGCTCGAATAGCTGTAATCTTCCACATAATCCTTGCCTTCGTTGATGGAAGCAAAGGTCATGCCGTCCTTTCCGTAGGCATAAAGACGGGTGACAAGGCTTCGGATATCTACTACCCGCTGAATGCTTTTCAGGTTTTTGCGGTAAGAAAAAAGCGCTCCGCTGTCTGCGCCGCTGAATGCCAACAGATGCACCATCCGGTTGGCGCTGTCAAAAACAAGGTCGCCGCCATATATGTTCTGCACCATGCGAAGGATGGACAGCGCGTTTTTCTCGGTGCACTGCCATGTCCGCTTCGCAGTGACGGTGACGTTTCCCACCGACCAGCCGGTGTCCTGAAGCGCATATTGCATTGGAACATCTGCAGTATCGGCGTTGAAGTCCGCCGGTTCCTTTTCCACGCTGAAGGACAGGTCGTAAAATGCCACCTCGGCGTAGACCTGTGTTATGATGCGTCCGTCCTCGCTCTTGTTGTCTGTCAGAGTGCGGATCCGGTAGATGTCGTTTACGATCTGCACCTGTTTTTCGTTTTCCAGCGCGCTTCTTTTCGGGTCATGGAACAGAAGCTTGAACTCCAGCGTATCCGCTCCGTTTACCTCGCCGGTGACGATAATATCGTAGGCGTTTTCAAGCACAGCCTCCCACGCGCCGTTCTCATCCAGCACAACAGGCCTTGCAAAGCCCAGCTTTTCATAGGGTGCTTTGGGAATATCGTGAAGCTGGATTTCCAAGAGCTTCGGCGTTTTCGATGTGCCGGCAGTTGCGAGTGTCACCTTGAAGCGGATATACTGCCGGTCGGGGGAATTCAGTTCTCCGCTTGTGCCGATGGTCTGCCATGCCGACCATTCTTTCAGATCGTCGCTCGTGCTGGTTTCTACCAGGGAAACCGACATCACACCTGCGGCATATTCGCTGGTCACCGCCACACGCCCATTTCCGGATAATGCACATGGTACTGCTTTCGTATATAGTACACGCTTTCGGGATACACGCCGCCGGTCGCTTTAAGCACGACCTTACCCGGTTCGGTCAGAGCGTCCACATCCGCGCTTGTATCGCCGCCGTTGGCATAAAGAGACGCCTTAAAATACTCAAGCAAATCGTCTGCCGTAAGCTGGGAACCGGTTTCCAAAAACCAGTCGTCGAAGCCACCGGCAAAATAATATGTATCCGCGTGCATGCCCATGACGATGTTGGCGGTGCACTGCCGGTTCAGTTCGCCGGTGAAGGTGCGCAGAGGAGATACCCACGTCGCGCCGTCGCTGCGGTCACAGAGGATGTTCTGCACCTTTTTGCTGTTTACTTCGATAATGGAGGCGATAAAATACCAGCCACCGTTTTTCATGGTGATGGCGGCCGTTTCGCTCTGGTCATAAATAAGGGTGCCGGAGGAATTGTACAGCATCAGCCTGAGCCTTCCCTGATACAATGACACATAGAAAATCGGCTGGCCGGGTCCCTGGCGAGTGTTAAAGATAGGGCAATATGTCTGCCCGACCGAATAGGTGGTGGGATTGAGCCAGCCGCCTACGACAATCCTCTCGCCTAAATTGCTGAAAAAACTCCCGTCGTTCGTCGCTATAAGATGGGTCTTTTCCGAAGTTGGGTTAACGATGTTTTGCCGGAAGTATCGTCCGAATCTTCCGGCAATCAGATTCGCCGAAGTGCCTGACCAGCCGGAAACGGTAAAATGCCTGCCATGTCCCGACGAATCCATAAGCCGCAGATTGCTGTCCGAAGCGCTTTCGTTGAAACGCCATAAAGCAGATGTCCGTGTGGTTACAGGAAACTCGCCGGTAAAATCCTCTTGTTTCGTTAGAATAGACTTGACCGCCATTAAATCTCACCTCCATCTGCTTTTTGCCTGTATTTTAAGCTGTGTAAAAGTTGCGTCTGCCGCAGTAATCTCAATGTTGTTCACGCCCTTTCTGAGAATCGGGAAGTTCAGATCCTGCAGGCAGGGCAGTCCGTTACGCAAGGTGCCGCCTGTTTCATCAATAACCTTGGCAGTTACCATGCCGGTATCAATAACCAGCGTCTCACCCTCTGATAAAGCCCCGACAATCCGCAATTCCTCACCGTTTGTAATGAGCGAAATATAGCTTGAAGACGATGCTGAGATTATGCCTTTGAGAAAATACACAGGCTCGGAATCGGCGTTTCCTGTAAGCCTCTCTACCACATGCTTTCCTGTTTCGGAAAGAACGAATACTTCATCCTCCAGCGCATAGGCATGCGGGTCAGGGCAGATGAACCGCAGGTCGAACGCACCTGCCTCGCCATGCTGCCGGTCAGAGTTTCCAATGAAACGTCCACAAGCTCTGCGGCGTATTTATACGCCTGCAGGCTGTCGGTGGACATGCCGGTTACGGTTGAAGCGGTTATAATCTCATCGGCATAGGCTGCCGAATTTACCGACATATCCACCAGCGCCTTACCTGCGCCGACCGCCGCCGTACCGATAGCGGCCATAGCCGCGCCCATGGCCACGCCGATCCCTTTCAAAACACCGCTTAATTTTTCAAAACGCCCTCCTGCGTCGTCCGCCTGATCCGCGGCTTTTTTCACCTCATTGCCGAATTCATCCGCCTGTTTTTCCGCTTCATTAAACTCTTTTCCCGCATTGTCCAGTGCTTTGTTGTTGGCCTCCATCTCGCGCTCCATTTTGTTCAGTTCAGCTTTGGCGTTGTTAAGCTGGATCTGCCAGGACTGAGTACGCCGGTCGGTTTCCCCGAAGGATGAGGCGGCATTGGCAAGCGCTTTCTCCAAGGTGGCAATCTTTTCTTTCTGCGTGTCGATCTCCTTATTCAGCACCCGGTTGCGCGCGGTGATAGCCTCTACAGACTGATCCTGCTTGTCAAACTGGGATGCGACAAGGTTCATTTCACTGCCCAGCACCTTGAAGCTCTGGTTGATTTCAGATAAAGCCTTCTTAAACCCCTTTTCGCCTTCAATGCCGATCTTCAGGCCAAAATCGTCTGCCACAAAACCGCCTCCTTCCTGTGAACTGTAAATTTAATCTTAAAAATACGAAAAGCTATTGTATTTTATCGCGATTTGGCATATACTAATGGTAGGAAAAGTAGGGTTTACCCTGCTTTTATATCCAATAAAGGAGGGTTCACTATGAGTGTTCCAATTGTTGATAATGCAAAGGTAATGTCCAAAGGCCAAATCACGCTTCCTAAAGATATACGCTCCAAGCTTCGCCTTTCCACAGGAGACCGTGTCACCCTCATTTGCGAGGAAGATCGGGTCATTCTTATGAATTCCGCTGTCTATGCCATGAAAATGCTGCAGAAGGAAATGGAGGGCGAAGCGGAAAAAGCCGGGATCCAGACCGATGACGACGTCATGGATCTGGTAAAGGACGTCCGCGCGGAGATTGAAGGACTATGAGAGTATTGATCGATACCAACATCCTCATCTCCGCATCCTTAAGCTGTGAAGGAACGCCTTATCAGGCTTATGTGAAAGCCGTTACACACCCCAACCATGGTATAGTCTGCGATCAAAACATTGACGAGCTTCGCCGGGTATACAACCGGAAATTCCCTCACAAAATCCAGGCGCTTGAACGCTTTTTGGCGCTTGCGCTTACCGTTCTTGAAGTTGTTCCGACTCCTGCCGTTGATATATCCGATGAAGCGCTTGTCAGGGACGTATCAGACAGGCCGATCCTCAGGGCCGCCATTACGGCCAAAGCCGACATACTTGTAACAGGTGACAAGGATTTTCTTGAATCCGGCATCACAAGCCTAAAGATCGTAACAGCGGCAGAGTTTCTGCAAATGGAATAACAGCAGCTTTTTAAAGCAGGGACTGGATTCCCTGCTTTTTTGATGCTTATATTCCATAAGGAATCACATCATCTATGCTCAGCTCCCGTTTCGGTTTGGAAATACCTAAGAACTGCTTGTGGCACTCCCATAAATCCAGCAGGTTCCCGATGGGCATGAGCCATACTTCCTCCTCCGAGCGATGAAGCTGGACAGTGCCGTAATATAAAAGCCGGGTAAACAATTCCTCATCGCTCACCCGGCCGGTGTGTTTTTTAAGTCATCCTCGCTTTGAATGTTTCTTTTGGTACCTTTGAACATCGCTTCCATTATTGCGTTCTTGTATGCCGCTTCCCAAAACTCATCTCTCAAACCCTCCAATCCTTGTCCAGCCGGAGCAGCAGATTTACCGTATTCCACACCTGCTGCCCTGCCTGCACGTTATCGGCAAAAAAACCGCCTGCGCTGCCGTCCCGGCTTTCATAAAAGTGGGACGACAGCATGATAACGGCCTGTTCGGTGGTGGGTGGCATGGGATTGTCGGCATAATACCCCTCCGACTTTTTCTGATAGCTCTCCGCATAGGCGACTGCGGCTTTGATGTATTCCTGCAAAAGCGCATCGTCTTCGCTGTGCTGCAGTATGAGGTTGGCTTTGACTTTCTCTATAAGCTCCATACCGCCGTCCCCCGTTTCTCATTAGGATGCCTTCTGCTGAAGAATTTTGACGGCCTCGGCCAGCACCAGCTTGCCGTCCACGCGCTGGGTAGCCATGAATCCTACCTGTCCGGTAGCGGCATACAGCTCGTTAAGCCGCTTGAAGACCCTGCCCTGGCGGTCTGCCACCCAATAGTAGCTGAAGTCACCAAACACAATGGTCTTAGCTCCGGCGGCAATAGCAGGCATGTAGGCCGAAGTCTTGACAGGGCGGTTGAGGATGATATCCGGCGTTCCGGCAGTAACGGAAGGCTGCCAGAGATACTGGCCGTTATTGTCCTTGAGCTTTCGTATGGCCTTGACTGTTGAGTCGTTCATGATAAATACCGCGTTCCTGCGGTAGGGAGACTTAAGGCTGTAAAACAAGTCCATTACCTCGTCGAGGGTAATGGCTGTCGCGCTTGCTGCAGTCACTCCTACCTCGCCGCCGCCCGTATCCGCTAAGATGCCGGTGGGTTTGCCGGAGCCGTCCCCGATAAAGAAAGCTTCCTCCTCTTTCGCACCGATACGGCGGGCAAACTCTTTGGCGATATACTGCTCCAGATTGAATACACTGTCGTTTAAGAGCTCCTCAGACACTTTGATCATTGTTGCCAACTTGTAGGCTCCTATGGATACCTGCGCAAAGGAGTTGTCGCTTTCCGGGATCTGGCCTTCCTCATCCACCCAGGATGCAGTGCCCTTGCTTGCCACCACCGGAATTTTCTTGTCGCCGCTGGAAGTTGTAATGACATTGGCAATCTGGCGGAAGATATTTTCCTCTTCCAGCGCTTCTACAAGAGTACGTTCAAACTCGTCGGGACAATGAAGTCATCTCAGGGTTTGGCTCGTCATGGAGCAGATAATATAACGGGTAGGTGAGCGCTTTTTCTTTGTCGCCGTCTTCCTTATAACGGTACACGTGAAGCGGAAGCCCTGCGATGGCCTCGGCCAGTATCCTTACACAGGCATACACTGCCGTTGTCTGCATGGCAGTCCGCTCGTTGACCGTCTTGCCGCTGCTGGTACCACCGAAGAAAAAGCTGTAGGCATTGCCGAACAGGCTGTTTTTCGGCTTGTCTCTTGCTTTGAACAGACGAGAGAATATTCTCATAGGCATCACTCTCCTTAAAATGGGCATGAAAAAAAGCACCGCCATAGCGATGCTCTTCGTTATTTTTGGATTACATCAATTTATATCAGTTTAGCGTAATCCCGCGCTCCGTAGAAGAAACGCAGAATACTTACTGTTTTATTGCTTTCATCCACTTTATAAACAAGGATGTAGTTTTTAATAACGGCCTTGCGATAACCCTCTTTTTCCAAACGGTTATCGTTACATTTGGAATACATCATCGGATTGCTTTTCAGATAGCCATAGCACTTGTCAACCTCGTCAAGAAAATCCGACGCAGCCGTTGGATTCGCCAATTGGACGGCAATGTACGATACAATACTGTCCAAATCCTGGTGAGCAAGTTCTGTAACAACCAGCTTATACATTGTACTTTTCTCTTATACTTTTCAGAGATTCATCTCCGTCAAGTATTTTCACCTCCGTCAATTGTTCCTCGGCAGCATTCAGTTTACGGTATACATCGGACATGAACATCTTTTCCTCATACATTTTCATACTCATGATGACCATATCCCCGTATCCGTTTTTCGTTACAAAAATAGGCTCATCTGATTCATGGCACATCTGAGAAATCTTACTTGTATTTTTTAACTCGCGAATTGGAATAATTTTAGGCATAATATTCGGCTCCTTTCTGTGGCTTTATTGTACCATAATTATGCCCCAATATCAATTATTTATTCGCTATAAATTTATATGAACAAAAGCCCTCGCTCATCATAAACTGAGCCGACATTCTCCCCGCCATGCCTTAAAGCGCGGTCAAGCGCCATAATGAGTGCGACCGCGCCGTCTATCCGCTCTGTGGACTTTTCCTTATCAGGCTTTATATTTCCGGCAGGATCGGTTTTGACAAAGATATTGTCCATCATCCAGCGAAGCACCAGATGACCGCCATGGGCTATGCGCTCCTCCAAAGTCAGCTTCATCAGTTCTTTAGTAGGTGGCGACATGTCTTTGAAACCCTGACCGAACGGGACAACAGTAAAGCCCAAAGCTTCAAGGTTCTGTGTCATTTGCACCGCTCCCTAGCGATCAAAGGCAATCTCCTTAATGTTATATTTCATACCAAGCTCCTCAATGAAACTCTCAATGAATCCGTAATGTACCACGTTGCCTTCGGTCGTGTATAATAAGCCCTGCCGCTCCCATATGTCATACGGCACATGTTCCCGCCGCACACGCTGGTCAATATTGTCCTCCGGAATCCAGAAAAACGGCAGGATCTGATATTTATCCGCTTCATCCAGCGGCGGGAACACCAGCACAAAAGCTGTGATGTCAGTGGTGGAGGAACAGTACCGTCTGAAGCTAACTTTTGTCCTTCGCCAAAAATTCTGAAACTACATTTTTCATAGCAGTGTATTGCTCTCAAATTGCTTTTTCGAACATTCAGGCTTACTTTTTCAAAAGCAATTCTCTGTTTTGAAATCCGGATTGCTTCTTCTATCGCTTTGCTTCCTATTCCCTTACCTCTGTACTGCTCTCCGGAAATGAAAATACCCAAGATCATAGTATCAGGTTGTGATCTGTCTTTTTCAAGCCAGACGGATCCAATATCACATGCTTCTTCTTCGATGATAAACCAGCATACTGTTGATGTATCATAATCTCCCACACTACTATTGTATGGACACAGTCTGCTTAAGTAGCCGGTTATTTCTTTATCATTTTGCCAAACTGCATATATGCTTTCATCGGATTTTGTGACATCTCTCAAAAGCATCATTAAATTCACCCCAAATAAAAGTGGTACATAGAAAAACTTTCCATGTGCCATCTATTATATATTACTAGATTACTGCTTTCCACATGAAATTATTTATAAGAATAACGGACATCCGGCTAAATATACTTTATGTTTTAAGTATATCCCCTTGCTACATATTAACTATAATTACATATTTCTTATAATAAGAAAAATTATTTCTTGGCAATCAAAACAGCTCCACTACCGGAAGGCTTAATATCCTCATGGAATACAGATACCTCAGAAAAACCAGCCTTTAAAAGCAGTTCCTTCTGCAGTTCAATAGTAAAAGGAATATCAATATAGAATATTTCTGTATATCCCGACTTTTATATCCTGCATGAAATGATGCATCGTGCAACTGGAAATAACATAGTCAAAGAACTCTTTAGGGTACTCCCAATCAATGTATGAACCACATATGGTCTTAATCTGCTGCGATTTCGACAGGTACTTGTTTTTCAATATCTCCAGCATTTTTTCTGATAAATCAATGCAAGTAACCCTGGCATTCGGTACACGTTCAAACAGATGCTCCAGTTCAATTCCGGTGCCACAGCCAAGGTCAAGTATATTGATTTCATTGCTGCTAACCGATATGGGTAAAACCGCACGCTTATAGTCTTCAATATCAGTAGCACTTCTAAGCATGTGCGAATC contains:
- a CDS encoding AbrB/MazE/SpoVT family DNA-binding domain-containing protein — encoded protein: MSVPIVDNAKVMSKGQITLPKDIRSKLRLSTGDRVTLICEEDRVILMNSAVYAMKMLQKEMEGEAEKAGIQTDDDVMDLVKDVRAEIEGL
- a CDS encoding type II toxin-antitoxin system RelE/ParE family toxin, which codes for MYKLVVTELAHQDLDSIVSYIAVQLANPTAASDFLDEVDKCYGYLKSNPMMYSKCNDNRLEKEGYRKAVIKNYILVYKVDESNKTVSILRFFYGARDYAKLI
- a CDS encoding putative toxin-antitoxin system toxin component, PIN family; the encoded protein is MRVLIDTNILISASLSCEGTPYQAYVKAVTHPNHGIVCDQNIDELRRVYNRKFPHKIQALERFLALALTVLEVVPTPAVDISDEALVRDVSDRPILRAAITAKADILVTGDKDFLESGITSLKIVTAAEFLQME
- a CDS encoding type II toxin-antitoxin system Phd/YefM family antitoxin, with the protein product MPKIIPIRELKNTSKISQMCHESDEPIFVTKNGYGDMVIMSMKMYEEKMFMSDVYRKLNAAEEQLTEVKILDGDESLKSIREKYNV
- a CDS encoding GNAT family N-acetyltransferase — protein: MMLLRDVTKSDESIYAVWQNDKEITGYLSRLCPYNSSVGDYDTSTVCWFIIEEEACDIGSVWLEKDRSQPDTMILGIFISGEQYRGKGIGSKAIEEAIRISKQRIAFEKVSLNVRKSNLRAIHCYEKCSFRIFGEGQKLASDGTVPPPLTSQLLCWCSRRWMKRINIRSCRFSGFRRTILTSVCGGNMCRMTYGSGRAYYTRPKATWYITDSLRVSLRSLV
- a CDS encoding phage gp6-like head-tail connector protein, which codes for MELIEKVKANLILQHSEDDALLQEYIKAAVAYAESYQKKSEGYYADNPMPPTTEQAVIMLSSHFYESRDGSAGGFFADNVQAGQQVWNTVNLLLRLDKDWRV